From Anopheles coluzzii chromosome 3, AcolN3, whole genome shotgun sequence, the proteins below share one genomic window:
- the LOC125907397 gene encoding uncharacterized protein K02A2.6-like produces MSTIEANGAGVHPDEDQRRSSFGRPSALDPVQQPGGPVIGGVTQHHAGTYPEQAVNFGRDDRPAPSHSGVPPPSHFAAQHGSSQPLPTGSMISGSSTGANTMAETLQLLQQQMAQQQQLLNQIMCQRMYTLNPAVPSFQPEQVIEALSRNISEFRFDGESGITFRAWFSRYDELFKKDAARIDDAAKVRLLLRKLGPIEHDRYLSFILPARASDFHFDETIAQLETLFDTRESLLSKRFKCLQLHKKSSEDHLTFACRLNKACVDFELSKMGEEQLKCLLFVCGLKDESDKDMRTRMLARIEDKPDVTLQQLSAECHRIVNLKRDSAMIESNAQENVFAVQSREQRFQRSPPTQLRKPRYNCFKCGDLHWVSECPFYNNKCNDCNRFGHKEGYCQSSQNHNQSYKPKWKPGFKNRNVANTKVVKVNVFNVNNHRRFVDITLNAMPVRLQLDTASDISIVNRQTWERIGRPRLDPASVIAKNASGEELAIDGEFYAKVCVGEQTSQNLIRVTGVNLMLLGADLVDALKLGATPMDQFCTQVMTCTSQLQQRFNTVFNGKGFCSKANIQLILKDNCRPVFRPPRPVAYAMQEAVKSELDRLEQLGIITPVNFSEWAAPVVVVRKSNGAIRICGDYSTGLNDALQPYDYPLPLPEDIFARLANSIVFSKIDLSDAFLQVEIDPRYRNLLTINTHKGLYNYNRLPPGVKIAPAAFQQIIDAMLTGLNGVSGYLDDIIIGGKTQQEHDEILVNVLKRIEEFGFTIRADKCAFNVKEIKYLGHIIDKRGLRPNPDKIEAIMKMPEPTDVSSVRSFLGAINYYGKFVPNMRNLRYPLDNLLKNNHKFEWTAECKAAFDSFKKVLSSNLLLTHYDPRQQIIVSADASSIGLGATICQKYPDGSIRVVQHASRALTKTEQAYSQIDREGLAIIFAVVKFHKMIYGRHFYLQTDHRPLLRIFGSKKGIPTYTANRLQRFALTLLAYDFEIQYVRTEDFGNADILSRLISRHEKPESECMIASVDVEEDLAYVAINSLSAFPLTHEEVANATFNDTLLRKVYGFVKHGWPRDMQYGKDLSCFYSRKDALTIIQGSIIFGERVVIPAILQNRCLDQLHKGHPGIVRMKAIARSYVYWPSMDVDIVDLVNSCQACQSAAKAPPKEKIATWPETLAPWERIHIDYAGPVDGFYFLVVVDSFSKWPEIIKTSSTTAAATVRMLHGLVSRFGSPVTLVSDNGPQFTGSVFKEFCDRHGINHMTTAPFHPQSNGQAERFVDTLKRALRKIRNSDLSLDEALETFLQVYRATPHPLLERHKTPAEIMFGRPIRTELNLLRPTKTTQLQLASVSRTFQIGEPVFMKYFTHNAYKWISGKVEKRLGNVMYEIKTADSKIHRRHINQLRKRNVYSEHEHHPDGLPLDVLLSEWNLKGTHHTIEHAALPIPLTNTDIDILPNQRPRISRTLERPPRRSSRIRRPPRRFESYQRI; encoded by the coding sequence ATGAGCACCATTGAGGCAAACGGTGCAGGCGTGCATCCCGATGAAGATCAACGGCGCTCGTCATTTGGACGGCCCAGTGCATTGGACCCGGTGCAACAACCCGGCGGACCTGTTATTGGCGGTGTTACGCAGCACCATGCCGGTACTTATCCTGAGCAAGCTGTAAATTTCGGCCGTGATGACCGGCCTGCGCCATCGCATTCGGGTGTCCCTCCGCCATCGCACTTTGCTGCTCAACATGGGTCATCGCAACCATTGCCAACGGGGTCGATGATCTCAGGCTCCAGCACAGGCGCCAACACGATGGCGGAAACGTTGCAGCTACTACAACAACAGAtggcacagcaacagcagttgCTGAATCAAATCATGTGCCAGCGAATGTATACGCTGAATCCTGCCGTCCCCAGCTTCCAGCCGGAGCAAGTGATCGAAGCGCTCTCCCGCAACATTAGTGAATTTCGTTTCGATGGTGAGAGCGGCATCACTTTCAGAGCGTGGTTCTCGCGCTACGACGAGTTGTTCAAAAAGGATGCGGCTCGTATCGACGATGCAGCGAAGGTTCGTCTACTGCTACGCAAGCTCGGCCCCATTGAGCATGACAGGTATTTATCGTTCATTCTACCTGCGCGCGCTAGTGATTTCCATTTCGATGAAACGATAGCACAGCTCGAAACTTTATTTGATACACGCGAATCACTACTTAGTAAACGTTTTAAGTGTCTccaattacacaaaaaaagtagCGAAGATCATCTCACATTTGCGTGCCGGCTCAACAAAGCGTGTGTTGATTTTGAGCTAAGTAAAATGGGAGAAGAGCAGTTAAAGTGTTTGCTTTTCGTGTGCGGACTCAAGGACGAGTCAGATAAGGACATGAGGACTAGGATGCTCGCGCGTATAGAGGATAAGCCTGATGTTACGTTACAACAATTATCAGCTGAGTGTCATAGAATAGTTAATTTAAAGCGGGACAGCGCCATGATAGAGTCGAATGCGCAGGAAAATGTATTTGCCGTACAGTCGCGGGAACAGCGGTTCCAACGTTCGCCACCAACACAATTACGAAAGCCAAGGTATAATTGCTTTAAGTGCGGTGATTTACACTGGGTTAGTGAATGCCcgttttacaacaacaaatgcaACGATTGCAACCGTTTCGGTCATAAGGAAGGTTATTGCCAGTCAAGCCAAAATCATAACCAAAGTTATAAGCCAAAGTGGAAGCCAGGATTTAAAAATCGGAATGTAGCTAATACCAAAGTCGTGAAAGTCAATGTGTTCAATGTTAATAATCATCGTCGGTTTGTTGATATAACGCTTAACGCTATGCCTGTCCGTTTGCAATTGGATACGGCATCTGACATCAGTATTGTGAATAGACAGACATGGGAGCGAATAGGGAGACCTCGGTTAGATCCAGCATCAGTGATTGCAAAGAATGCCTCAGGAGAAGAGCTTGCCATTGATGGAGAATTTTATGCCAAAGTGTGTGTAGGAGAACAAACATCGCAAAATTTAATAAGAGTAACTGGAGTGAATTTAATGCTTCTGGGAGCAGATTTGGTGGATGCTTTAAAACTAGGTGCAACACCAATGGATCAATTTTGCACTCAGGTGATGACGTGTACTAGTCAACTTCAGCAGCGGTTTAACACAGTTTTTAACGGAAAAGGATTTTGTTCGAAGGCCAATATACAGTTAATATTAAAAGATAATTGTCGACCTGTATTTCGTCCACCAAGACCAGTAGCGTATGCAATGCAGGAGGCAGTAAAAAGTGAATTAGACCGGTTAGAGCAACTTGGAATCATTACTCCGGTGAATTTTTCCGAATGGGCTGCACCAGTAGTCGTAGTTCGGAAATCGAATGGTGCAATTCGAATCTGCGGGGATTATTCAACGGGGTTGAATGATGCTCTTCAACCCTATGACTACCCGCTACCTCTCCCGGAGGATATTTTTGCGCGTCTGGCAAACAGTATTGTCTTTAGTAAAATAGATCTTTCCGACGCATTCTTACAAGTCGAGATAGATCCGCGCTATCGTAATTTGCTTAcaattaacacacacaaaggtcTATACAATTACAATCGCCTTCCACCTGGCGTTAAGATAGCCCCTGCTGCATTTCAACAAATCATAGACGCAATGTTAACTGGATTAAACGGTGTTTCAGGCTATTTAGACGACATAATTATTGGAGGTAAAACTCAGCAGGAGCATGATGAAATATTGGTTAATGTACTTAAGCGAATCGAAGAGTTTGGTTTTACCATAAGAGCGGATAAATGTGCTTTCAACGTCAAAGAGATAAAGTACCTGGGCCATATTATCGACAAGAGAGGTCTACGCCCTAACCCGGACAAAATCGAAGCGATCATGAAAATGCCAGAGCCAACAGATGTATCGAGCGTACGATCTTTCCTGGGTGCCATAAATTATTATGGCAAGTTTGTTCCTAACATGCGAAATTTGCGCTATCCGCTTGATAATCTCTTGAAAAATAACCATAAGTTTGAGTGGACTGCAGAATGTAAGGCAGCATTTGATTCTTTTAAGAAAGTATTGTCATCAAATCTTTTACTCACACACTATGATCCGAGGCAACAAATAATTGTATCAGCAGATGCTTCCTCAATCGGGCTCGGAGCTACTATTTGTCAGAAATACCCAGATGGGTCAATAAGAGTCGTACAACACGCATCGCGAGCTTTAACCAAAACAGAGCAGGCATATAGTCAGATTGATAGAGAGGGTTTAGCAAtaatttttgctgttgttaaatttcataaaatgaTTTACGGCAGACATTTTTACCTCCAAACCGACCATCGCCCGTTATTGAGAATATTCGGCTCAAAGAAAGGCATTCCTACATATACAGCCAATCGTTTGCAGCGTTTTGCATTAACCCTGCTCGCCTATGATTTTGAGATTCAATATGTACGCACGGAAGATTTTGGAAACGCAGATATTTTATCAAGATTGATCAGCAGACATGAGAAGCCTGAATCTGAATGCATGATAGCCAGCGTGGATGTAGAAGAAGATTTAGCGTATGTAGCAATTAACTCGCTGTCAGCATTTCCGCTCACTCATGAAGAGGTTGCCAATGCTACGTTTAATGATACGCTCTTAAGAAAGGTATATGGATTTGTGAAACATGGTTGGCCTCGCGACATGCAGTATGGAAAAGATCTATCATGTTTTTATAGTCGGAAAGATGCACTAACGATAATACAAGGAAGCATAATTTTTGGAGAGAGGGTAGTGATCCCAGCAATATTACAAAATCGATGTCTTGATCAGCTCCATAAAGGTCACCCAGGGATAGTCCGGATGAAAGCAATCGCTCGTAGCTATGTGTATTGGCCGTCAATGGATGTAGATATAGTTGATTTGGTCAACAGTTGCCAGGCATGTCAGTCTGCAGCAAAAGCACCACCGAAGGAGAAAATAGCAACTTGGCCAGAAACACTAGCACCCTGGGAGAGAATTCATATAGATTACGCAGGGCCAGTCGACGGGTTTTATTTCTTGGTAGTAGTCGACTCGTTTTCCAAATGGccagaaataattaaaacttcAAGCACTACAGCGGCTGCAACTGTGAGAATGCTACATGGATTGGTATCACGTTTTGGATCACCTGTTACGTTGGTCAGCGATAATGGACCACAATTCACAGGCAGTGTGTTTAAAGAGTTTTGTGATCGGCATGGAATAAATCATATGACTACAGCCCCATTTCATCCACAATCTAACGGGCAAGCCGAAAGATTTGTGGACACATTGAAGCGAGCGTTACGAAAAATTCGAAACAGTGATTTATCATTAGATGAGGCTTTGGAGACATTTTTGCAAGTATATCGGGCTACACCGCACCCATTATTAGAACGGCATAAAACACCTGCTGAAATCATGTTTGGTCGTCCCATACGTACCGAGTTAAATCTGCTTAGACCTACAAAAACTACTCAATTGCAATTAGCTTCCGTATCACGCACATTCCAAATTGGTGAACCagtatttatgaaatatttcacgcaCAATGCATACAAATGGATATCAGGCAAAGTTGAAAAACGGCTAGGGAATGTTATGTATGAAATTAAAACAGCAGATAGCAAAATCCATAGGCGTCATATCAATCAGCTTCGCAAGCGTAATGTATACTCAGAACATGAGCACCATCCCGATGGATTGCCGCTAGACGTTTTGCTAAGTGAGTGGAATTTAAAAGGCACACATCATACGATAGAGCACGCAGCATTGCCTATACCACTAACTAACACCGACATAGATATCCTTCCCAATCAACGTCCTCGAATTAGTCGCACGCTGGAACGACCTCCTCGTCGATCTTCTCGTATTAGAAGACCGCCACGTAGGTTCGAATCGTACCAGCGAATTTAA